In Mesorhizobium sp. J428, the genomic window AAGGGATGTTCAGGCATCCGCCGCAGCAACGACGTCTCAGGCACGGGAAAGATCGAGGCGCAGGGAGCACGGCTGTCCAGCGCATGGGAGAGGTCCACCCAGTTCCCCACCGGCACGATCGGATCCTGTGGCGGCAGCTTGTTCCAGCCGAGCCAGCCTCTGCCTCGTTCCACGCAGTGTTCACACATGCAGGCCCTGCCCGATGACCGTCTTTCGCGGCAAAGGATAGCGACCGTTCCGCCTGCGATCCAATTATGGTTTCTGCGCCCGGTATGTCATCGCGATATGCCGAGCGCGGGAAGTCCCGAGGCGTCAGTCTCGACTGGCGGCCTTTCGGATCGCATCGCGAAGCATCTTCGCAGTCAGCTTATCCGACAGCGACGATAGGAAATCGAGGATGAACGGGCGAATATAGGTGGTCGGCCTCAAGGCGAGCGTTGTGCGGCTCGGCGCGAACAGGCGACTTGCGTCGCGCGCGGCAAGTCCCACATCGATCTCGCGGTCGTAAGCCACATTGGTCAGGATCGACAGTCCGAGGCCCATCTTGGCGTAGGTCTTGCTGACGTCGGCATCGATCGCGCTGAGGCTGATCCGCGGTTCGAAACCCGCCCGCCTGAAGGCCTGCATGACCATCCAATGGCCGCTGTAGCGAAAATCATACGCAATCAGCGGATGCGCGGCGAGCGCCTCGTAAGTCAGGTCCGGCACCGAGAAGATCGGATGGTCCTGAAGACCGACCACGACACGCGGAATCTCGGAGAGAGATATTTTCAGCAGATCAGGATAGGGGGTGAGCGTCTCCGGCCCGATCGCGAAATCGGCCGCCCCGTCATCCACCATCTGGCAGATCGTCTCGGGATCACCCTGCTTGAGAACGAGTTCGACGGACGGATAGCGCTTAATGAAGTCGGCCACGATCTTCGGCAGGATATAGCGGGCCTGCGTGTGCGTGGTCGCTATGACCATCGTGCCCTTGTCGACGGATTCGAGATCCAGCTTCAGCGACCGCAGGGCGGCGAGATCGGAGGTTACACGCTTGGCGATTGCGAGCACATGTTCGCCCGGCTCGGTCAACCCGATGATGCGGTTGCGCGTGCGCTGGAAGATGTCGACGCCCAGCTCGCTCTCCAGCAGCTGTATCTGCCGACTTACCCCGGGCTGGGACGTGTTCAAGGCGTCGGCTGCAGCGGAGAGATGGTTCCCCTGCTTAACGATTTCAACGACATAGCGGAGCTGCTGTAGTTTCATCGCCGGTATAATCGAGATGGATGGCAGGATGTCAACTTATTCTGTGTCGGCATACTCGGGCTTGGCTATGGTCCTTGCACCGGACCGAGATCGGGGCACGGAAAGACTGTGCTGCCCGTCAGGATGGAGCGAGGAATGCATCGGAAACGAGATTACGACGTCATCGTCGTTGGTGGCGGCAATGCGGCGCTCTGCGCAGCGATCTCGGCGGCGGAGGAAGGCGCAAGTGTCGTCATACTCGAACGGGCACCGCAAGACGAACGGGGCGGCAACAGCGTCTACACCGACGGAAAATTCCGGGCCGTGTACAACGGACTGTCGGATGTACAGGCGCTTGTTCCCGACCTCACCGAAGACGAAATCGCAACAACCGATTTCGGCGCATATACCGAAGCCGACTTCTTCGACGACATGGCTCGACTGACGAAATACCGGACGGATCCGGAACTGTGCGAAATCCTCGTTCGCAGCAGCCGCGAAGCGCTTTTCTGGCTGAAGGAAAACGGCGTCCGCTTCGTGCCCAACTACGGCCGCCAGGCCTACAGGGTCGACGGGCGGTTCAAGTTCTGGGGCGGCACGACATTGTATGCACAGTCCGGCGGCCCGGGCCTTGTCGAGAGCCTCTACAATCGCGCGAAGAAACTCGGCATCGAAGTGCAATACGAGGCTCCGGTCAGGGATCTCATTCACGACGAGGCTGCCGGCGTCACCGGCGTAAAGGCGCTGCTGGACGGCGAGTTGCGGGAGATCACCGCGAGGGCCGTCGTGCTCGCATGCGGTGGCTTTGAGGCGAACGCCGAGTGGCGCGCCAAGTATCTCGGCCCGGGCTGGGACCTGGCCAAGGTGCGCGGCAGCAGGTTCAACACCGGCGATGGCCTTGCGATGGCCCTGAAGATCGGCGCGCAACCCTATGGCCACTGGTCGGGCTGCCACGCCACGGCTTGGGAACGATATGCGGCGGACTTCGGCGATCTGGCGACCACCCCGCATTACCAGCGGCACAGTTACACCTTCGGCATCGTTGTGAACGTCAAGGGCGAACGCTTCATCGATGAAGGAGCGGACTTCCGAAACTATACCTATGCCAAATACGGCCACGAAGTGCTCAAGCAGCCTGAACAGGTCGCCTGGCAGATCTACGACGGCAAGGTCCTGCACCTGCTGACCGACGAATACCGCACGCGCTCCGTCACCAAGCTGCGCTCCGATACGCTCGAAGGGCTGATCGCGCAGATGGAGGAGGTCGACCGGGACCAGATCCGCCGCACGATCGAGGAGTATAACGCTGCCGTCGACCAGGACGTGCCGTTCAACGCAAACACGCTCGACGGACGCAGCGCGCGCGGACTGAAGGTGCCCCGCAGCAACTGGGCCAACACGATCGACACAGGGCCGTTCGAAGCCTACGCCGTGACATGCGGCATCACCTTCACGTTCGGCGGCGTGCGCATCACCAAAGAAGGCCAGGTCAGCGACACGAACGGCCGCCCCATCCCCGGCCTGTTCGCCGCCGGCGAAATGGTGGGCGGGATTTTCTACTTCAATTATCCCGGAGCGAGCGGGCTCACGAGCGGCACCGTGTTCGGTCGTCTCGCAGGACGACACGCCGCGCGATTCAAGCCGGTTCGGGAAAGGGGCATGTTCGATGCGCAGAGCTACGGCGCGGCATGATCAGCATGCGAATTGGATCATACTGACTGCGGTTTGGTTATTTGTCTCCAATCCGTGCGTCGATAGGCTGTCGGAATCTGGAGGAGAGATCGCGATCGTGCCGGCAGGCCCGATCACCGCAGCCGCAGTTCGGGAGGAACCAGCATGAGGAAATTTCTATTGGCGGTCGCCGGGCTTGCGCTGCTTGCGGGCCAGGCATCCGCGTATCCTGACCGACCGGTTGAGATGGTCGTCGCCTATGCCCCGGGCGGCACGACCGACACGATCGGCCGCATCATCGCGGCCGAGTTGGCGGAGCGGCTCGGCCAGCCCGTGACAGTGGAGAACAGGCCGGGCGCGACAGGCCAGATCGGCTCGCAATATGTCGCGGCCGCCAAGCCGGACGGTCATGTCCTGCAGATCGCCGTCCAGACGACCCATGCGGTCGCACCAACCTTCTACGGCAATCTTCGCTACGACCCCATCAAGGATTTCACGGCGATCGGACAGGTCGTCGGAGCACCGCTGGTGCTCATCACCTCGCCGAAACTTGGCGTGGAGGATGTTCCGGGGCTTATCAAATACATCAAGGATCGCCCGGGCCAGGTGAGCTATGCGACAGGGGGCACCGGCGACGGCTCGCACATGGCGGCGCTTTTCTTCAACAATCTCGCGGATATCGATCCGCAGTTCATCCCGCACCAGGGCGAAGGCCCTGCGATACCGCAGGTGATCGGCGGGCACCTGCCTTACATGTTCGTTCTGGTTCCCACCGGCGCATCCTTCGTGAAGAGCGGGCAGGCCAAGGCGCTCGGCGTCACGGGCGCGCAAAGGTCGCCGACCCTGCCCGATGTGCCGACGATGGAAGAGGCCGGCCTGA contains:
- a CDS encoding LysR substrate-binding domain-containing protein, coding for MKLQQLRYVVEIVKQGNHLSAAADALNTSQPGVSRQIQLLESELGVDIFQRTRNRIIGLTEPGEHVLAIAKRVTSDLAALRSLKLDLESVDKGTMVIATTHTQARYILPKIVADFIKRYPSVELVLKQGDPETICQMVDDGAADFAIGPETLTPYPDLLKISLSEIPRVVVGLQDHPIFSVPDLTYEALAAHPLIAYDFRYSGHWMVMQAFRRAGFEPRISLSAIDADVSKTYAKMGLGLSILTNVAYDREIDVGLAARDASRLFAPSRTTLALRPTTYIRPFILDFLSSLSDKLTAKMLRDAIRKAASRD
- the tcuA gene encoding FAD-dependent tricarballylate dehydrogenase TcuA, with amino-acid sequence MHRKRDYDVIVVGGGNAALCAAISAAEEGASVVILERAPQDERGGNSVYTDGKFRAVYNGLSDVQALVPDLTEDEIATTDFGAYTEADFFDDMARLTKYRTDPELCEILVRSSREALFWLKENGVRFVPNYGRQAYRVDGRFKFWGGTTLYAQSGGPGLVESLYNRAKKLGIEVQYEAPVRDLIHDEAAGVTGVKALLDGELREITARAVVLACGGFEANAEWRAKYLGPGWDLAKVRGSRFNTGDGLAMALKIGAQPYGHWSGCHATAWERYAADFGDLATTPHYQRHSYTFGIVVNVKGERFIDEGADFRNYTYAKYGHEVLKQPEQVAWQIYDGKVLHLLTDEYRTRSVTKLRSDTLEGLIAQMEEVDRDQIRRTIEEYNAAVDQDVPFNANTLDGRSARGLKVPRSNWANTIDTGPFEAYAVTCGITFTFGGVRITKEGQVSDTNGRPIPGLFAAGEMVGGIFYFNYPGASGLTSGTVFGRLAGRHAARFKPVRERGMFDAQSYGAA
- a CDS encoding tripartite tricarboxylate transporter substrate binding protein; this encodes MRKFLLAVAGLALLAGQASAYPDRPVEMVVAYAPGGTTDTIGRIIAAELAERLGQPVTVENRPGATGQIGSQYVAAAKPDGHVLQIAVQTTHAVAPTFYGNLRYDPIKDFTAIGQVVGAPLVLITSPKLGVEDVPGLIKYIKDRPGQVSYATGGTGDGSHMAALFFNNLADIDPQFIPHQGEGPAIPQVIGGHLPYMFVLVPTGASFVKSGQAKALGVTGAQRSPTLPDVPTMEEAGLKGYAMETWWGIFGPAGMPDEVVKRLKLSWQPSCPIRRWSSASPAWASRCVRRLPRFSRSSSRTRTSAGRGSSRKRGLRASPPSRACLQGRDKRQTVFLPFLTAEVSS